A DNA window from Mycolicibacter hiberniae contains the following coding sequences:
- a CDS encoding 2Fe-2S iron-sulfur cluster-binding protein: MPTVTVKPSGVEFTAAPGQTIMAAGQQAGYRWPTICGGNGECLVCHVEVLEHPESLSPPSDEEAKAVAGLSGGHGGRGDHVRLACQAGVHGDVVVLKRGVRGKPRTGVELR, from the coding sequence ATGCCGACCGTCACCGTCAAGCCCTCGGGCGTCGAGTTCACCGCGGCGCCGGGGCAGACCATCATGGCTGCCGGGCAGCAGGCCGGGTACCGCTGGCCCACCATCTGCGGGGGCAACGGTGAATGCCTGGTGTGCCATGTCGAGGTGCTCGAACACCCCGAGTCGCTGTCGCCGCCGAGCGATGAGGAAGCCAAAGCGGTAGCGGGACTTTCGGGCGGCCACGGTGGGCGCGGCGACCACGTTCGGCTGGCCTGTCAGGCCGGGGTCCACGGCGACGTGGTGGTGCTCAAACGCGGCGTACGCGGAAAACCGAGGACAGGAGTGGAACTCAGATGA
- a CDS encoding acyl-CoA dehydrogenase family protein — translation MTQHDAWLSELARAQAVLPVEHFVPLTLIGPAIIEWGTDEQRERYLPGIATGEDMWCQLFSEPGAGSDLASLATRAVPSGNGWVVDGQKVWSSFADISRYAMLLARTDPDVPKNAGITCFLLDMRSAGVTVRPLRQMTGSEHFCEVFLEGVELPADTMLGALNDGWRVTLSTLTAERSGLSSDSAASGVELDPVLALARRTGAWADEVVRDRLAALIATERALTLTNQRFEVAPDAKGSITKLLQSELSQRISELGFEIAGPAGACWDGDSEPAETHALLDSRRLTVAGGTSEIQRNIIAERVLGLDREPDLERGRPWRELRRG, via the coding sequence ATGACACAGCACGACGCGTGGCTTTCGGAACTGGCACGCGCCCAGGCGGTCCTGCCGGTCGAGCACTTCGTCCCGTTGACGCTGATCGGCCCGGCCATCATCGAGTGGGGCACCGACGAGCAACGGGAACGGTATCTTCCCGGCATCGCGACCGGCGAGGACATGTGGTGCCAGTTGTTCAGCGAGCCGGGCGCCGGTTCGGACCTGGCCAGCCTGGCGACCCGCGCTGTGCCGTCCGGCAATGGCTGGGTGGTGGACGGACAGAAGGTCTGGAGCTCTTTCGCCGATATCTCCCGCTACGCGATGCTGCTGGCCCGCACCGACCCCGACGTGCCCAAGAACGCCGGTATCACCTGCTTTCTGCTCGACATGCGCTCGGCCGGGGTGACGGTGCGCCCGCTTCGGCAGATGACCGGAAGCGAGCACTTCTGCGAGGTCTTCTTAGAAGGCGTCGAACTGCCGGCCGACACCATGCTCGGTGCGCTCAACGACGGCTGGCGGGTGACCCTGTCCACCTTGACCGCCGAACGATCCGGGCTCTCCAGCGATTCGGCCGCCAGCGGGGTGGAGCTGGACCCCGTGCTGGCGCTGGCCCGGCGTACCGGAGCCTGGGCCGACGAGGTCGTTCGCGACCGGCTCGCGGCGCTGATCGCCACCGAACGCGCACTCACCCTGACCAACCAGCGGTTCGAGGTCGCACCCGACGCCAAAGGCTCGATCACCAAACTGCTGCAATCCGAACTGTCCCAGCGCATCAGTGAGCTGGGCTTCGAGATCGCCGGGCCGGCGGGCGCCTGCTGGGACGGCGACTCCGAACCGGCGGAGACGCATGCGCTGCTGGACAGCCGTCGCCTCACCGTCGCCGGTGGAACCTCGGAGATTCAGCGCAACATCATCGCCGAGCGGGTGCTCGGCCTGGATCGCGAACCCGACTTGGAGCGCGGCCGGCCCTGGCGGGAACTGCGGCGGGGCTGA
- a CDS encoding acyl-CoA dehydrogenase family protein, giving the protein MTSLEIFGFTAEHAALREVLREYFAATATTARPDRWRRLLTEVGVDDLLFGETCSTSVELAILAEESGAALFDGPLVSAAAVGPLAQQPALTGVGEGRRAPCVAVSLTGFGDGQTDAYWDYSDDAVVVTQQAVAGETGVAVYGADAIGLQECSGLDLSRPVGRAAQANGQPLLECGVEVAAAMRRRADLVLSAELLGVAQRVLDGTVDYVSRRVQFGRTIGSFQAVKHRLADMLAQVELTRSAVYGAAWQLGDGPVTVQAEVDLAVAAALARQTAVEATKAAVQLHGGIGITWEHWAHRYLRRAHAVIALTGAASRHRGRLAGLIDSRDGGR; this is encoded by the coding sequence ATGACATCCCTGGAGATATTCGGCTTCACCGCCGAGCATGCCGCCCTTCGGGAAGTGCTGCGCGAGTACTTCGCCGCCACCGCCACCACAGCGCGCCCCGACCGGTGGCGGCGACTGCTCACCGAGGTCGGCGTGGACGACCTGCTTTTCGGTGAAACCTGTTCCACTTCAGTCGAGTTGGCGATCCTGGCCGAGGAGTCCGGTGCCGCGCTGTTCGACGGTCCACTGGTCTCTGCGGCCGCAGTCGGGCCCCTGGCCCAGCAGCCGGCCCTCACCGGGGTAGGCGAGGGCCGGCGCGCTCCGTGCGTCGCGGTGTCGCTGACCGGCTTCGGCGACGGGCAGACCGACGCCTACTGGGACTACAGCGACGACGCGGTCGTCGTCACGCAGCAAGCGGTCGCCGGTGAAACCGGGGTCGCCGTGTACGGCGCCGACGCGATCGGGCTGCAGGAGTGCTCCGGATTGGATCTCTCGCGGCCGGTCGGCCGTGCTGCACAGGCGAACGGCCAACCACTGCTGGAGTGCGGCGTCGAGGTCGCGGCCGCCATGCGGCGGCGCGCGGACCTGGTCCTGTCAGCCGAACTGCTCGGGGTGGCGCAGCGGGTCTTGGACGGCACCGTCGACTACGTCAGTCGACGCGTCCAGTTCGGCCGCACCATCGGTTCGTTTCAAGCGGTCAAACACCGGCTCGCCGACATGCTCGCCCAGGTCGAGCTGACCAGGTCGGCGGTGTACGGGGCGGCGTGGCAGCTCGGCGACGGCCCGGTGACAGTCCAGGCCGAAGTCGATCTGGCGGTGGCCGCGGCACTGGCCCGCCAGACGGCCGTCGAGGCGACCAAGGCCGCGGTGCAACTACACGGTGGAATCGGGATCACCTGGGAGCATTGGGCGCACCGGTACCTGCGCCGGGCGCACGCGGTGATCGCCCTGACCGGCGCCGCCAGCCGGCACCGCGGGCGGCTGGCCGGCCTGATCGATTCGCGGGACGGTGGGAGATGA
- a CDS encoding AMP-binding protein produces MVHGIAQCAGQDAAGVALTDGTTQWTWPQLNSILNRTVHWLTSRSVEPGQRVAVMAENSAHAALAHLAVTYAGISAVPVNYHLTAAETGYILRDAAVHTVLCSARTAATARAADPGVTVVAWGSPDADGVEDFDRVVQRHADTEPPCDIRPARPLYYTSGTTGLPKGVELPEQMFPTGESMVDHVERVRAAPFRTPGKHLIVAPMHHTGPITGVRGLVTGNPVVILPKFDAEAVLAAIATHRIETTMMVPTHFARMLALPKEIRDRHDVSSVRSIIHTGAACPEHVKRAMIEWFGPVLVEAYGSTEVGTVTTIASAEWLAHPGSVGKGLPGVEVTIRGDDGAVLGTGESGLVCVQWTTGHRPEYHGDPAKTRGSYVADGVFAIGEIGHLDADGFLYLTDRASDMVVSGGVNVYPAESEAVLRTHPGVSDVAVIGIPHDDLGEQLCALVQAEPGTQPAELIAWCRERLTHYKCPNVVELVDFELRSAMGKVNKRQLRRQYLSNQEPVCH; encoded by the coding sequence TTGGTTCACGGGATTGCGCAGTGCGCCGGGCAGGACGCCGCCGGAGTAGCCCTGACCGATGGGACCACCCAGTGGACCTGGCCGCAGCTGAACTCGATACTCAACCGGACCGTCCACTGGCTGACGTCGCGCAGTGTCGAACCCGGGCAGCGGGTCGCGGTGATGGCCGAAAACAGTGCGCACGCTGCCCTGGCGCATCTGGCCGTCACCTACGCGGGGATTTCCGCGGTACCGGTGAACTACCACCTGACCGCAGCCGAGACCGGCTACATCCTGCGCGACGCCGCGGTGCACACCGTGCTCTGCAGCGCCCGCACCGCGGCGACCGCGCGTGCCGCCGACCCCGGCGTGACGGTGGTGGCGTGGGGAAGTCCCGATGCCGACGGTGTCGAAGACTTCGACCGCGTGGTGCAACGACACGCCGACACCGAGCCACCCTGCGACATCCGCCCGGCCAGGCCGCTGTACTACACCTCCGGAACGACCGGGCTGCCCAAAGGCGTGGAACTGCCCGAGCAGATGTTTCCGACCGGCGAGTCCATGGTCGACCACGTGGAGCGCGTTCGCGCCGCCCCGTTTCGGACCCCCGGCAAGCACCTGATCGTGGCGCCCATGCACCACACCGGTCCCATCACCGGCGTGCGTGGGCTGGTGACCGGCAACCCGGTGGTGATCTTGCCGAAGTTCGACGCCGAGGCCGTTTTGGCAGCCATCGCGACGCACCGCATCGAGACGACGATGATGGTGCCCACACATTTTGCCCGGATGCTGGCATTGCCCAAAGAGATTCGGGACCGCCACGACGTCAGTAGTGTGCGCAGCATCATCCACACCGGCGCCGCCTGCCCCGAGCACGTCAAGAGGGCGATGATCGAGTGGTTCGGGCCGGTGCTGGTGGAGGCCTACGGCTCGACCGAGGTCGGCACCGTGACCACGATCGCCTCCGCGGAATGGCTGGCCCACCCCGGATCGGTCGGCAAGGGGCTGCCCGGCGTCGAGGTGACCATCCGCGGCGACGACGGTGCGGTACTGGGTACCGGCGAGTCCGGCTTGGTCTGCGTGCAGTGGACCACCGGTCACCGGCCCGAGTACCACGGGGACCCGGCCAAGACGCGGGGCAGCTACGTAGCAGACGGAGTGTTCGCCATCGGTGAGATCGGCCATCTGGACGCAGACGGCTTCCTGTACCTGACCGACCGTGCCTCCGACATGGTGGTCAGCGGCGGGGTGAACGTCTATCCGGCCGAGTCCGAGGCGGTGCTGCGCACCCACCCCGGCGTCAGTGATGTCGCGGTCATCGGGATCCCGCACGACGACCTCGGCGAACAACTGTGTGCCCTGGTGCAAGCCGAGCCCGGCACCCAACCCGCCGAATTGATCGCCTGGTGCCGGGAACGCCTGACGCACTACAAGTGCCCGAATGTGGTGGAGCTGGTCGACTTCGAACTGCGCTCGGCCATGGGCAAGGTCAACAAGCGTCAGCTGCGCCGGCAATATCTGTCCAATCAGGAACCGGTGTGCCACTGA
- a CDS encoding alpha-ketoacid dehydrogenase subunit beta: MSGFQAVCSALDDALGRDPSVLLLGEDIADPGGGVFKTSVGLSTKYGAHRVRATPISEQAIVGAAIGAAVAGMRPVAEIMLMDFLAVCMDQLSNHAAKLRYMSGGQTTVPLTIRCAAGAGMQFGAQHSEMLEAWLTHIPGLKVVVPSNPADAKGLLTAAIFDPDPCVVVEQSLLYFGPPQPVPTGHHVVPLGRAATVRPGTDITLISYGRQVHDAVAAAEQLAQESIDAEVIDLRSLVPLDETTVLESVARTRHAVVVHEAVRRSGFGAELASLITENLFDELGAPVQRVAGANTPIPFAKVLEDAFVPSCDEIVVAARSALARSRASLRGRG; this comes from the coding sequence ATGTCGGGCTTCCAGGCGGTGTGCAGCGCGCTCGACGACGCACTGGGCCGCGACCCGTCGGTGCTGCTGCTCGGCGAGGACATCGCCGATCCCGGTGGCGGGGTGTTCAAGACCTCGGTCGGGCTGTCCACCAAGTACGGCGCCCACCGGGTGCGCGCCACCCCGATCAGCGAGCAGGCCATCGTGGGTGCGGCCATCGGGGCCGCTGTCGCGGGCATGCGGCCCGTCGCCGAGATCATGTTGATGGACTTCCTGGCGGTCTGCATGGACCAGTTGTCCAACCATGCCGCAAAGCTGCGCTACATGTCCGGGGGCCAGACGACCGTGCCGCTGACCATCCGCTGCGCCGCCGGCGCCGGGATGCAGTTCGGCGCACAACATTCCGAGATGCTCGAAGCCTGGCTCACCCACATCCCGGGACTCAAAGTCGTGGTGCCCAGCAACCCCGCCGACGCCAAGGGGCTGCTGACCGCGGCCATCTTCGACCCGGACCCGTGCGTGGTGGTCGAGCAGAGCCTGCTGTATTTTGGTCCGCCGCAACCCGTCCCGACCGGTCACCACGTGGTTCCGCTGGGCCGGGCCGCGACCGTGCGGCCGGGCACCGACATCACCCTGATCAGCTACGGCCGGCAGGTGCACGACGCGGTGGCCGCCGCCGAACAACTGGCGCAGGAGTCCATCGACGCCGAGGTGATCGACCTGCGGTCACTGGTTCCGCTCGACGAGACCACGGTGCTGGAGTCGGTGGCCCGTACCCGCCACGCGGTGGTTGTTCACGAAGCGGTGCGCCGCAGCGGATTCGGCGCCGAATTGGCCAGCCTGATCACCGAGAACCTCTTCGATGAGTTGGGCGCCCCGGTGCAGCGGGTAGCCGGAGCCAACACCCCCATCCCGTTCGCCAAGGTCCTCGAAGACGCCTTCGTGCCCAGCTGCGACGAGATCGTCGTAGCCGCCAGGTCGGCGCTGGCGCGATCACGGGCGTCGTTGCGGGGCAGGGGATAG
- a CDS encoding thiamine pyrophosphate-dependent dehydrogenase E1 component subunit alpha, translating into MTGSIAEPGVASATLTRIFTTATRIKLCDEKFRSLILTGQVSAQYYSPRGQEIIPASIGALLKPTDYVVTTYRGLHDHLAKGVPMPQLWAEFMGKATGTCKGKGGPMHITHPDSGLMVTTGIVGGGLPIAAGLALAAQLRGEDRVTVVNFGDGATNIGAFHEACNLAGLWKLPVVFCCQNNRYAEHTSYEDGTSVARIADRAAAYGMPGVRVDGNDPLAMYTAAKDAIDRARAGDGPTLIEAMTFRFYGHQMSDNNEYMKPGELDAARAADPVLAFRQWLIDNEIHSVAEIEAIEADAKAEIAAAVAFAVESPEPDLSEGLTDVYEEDLS; encoded by the coding sequence GTGACCGGTTCGATCGCCGAACCCGGCGTGGCCAGTGCCACGCTGACCCGAATCTTCACCACGGCCACCCGGATCAAACTGTGCGACGAGAAATTTCGGTCGTTGATCCTCACCGGACAGGTCAGTGCCCAGTACTACTCGCCGCGCGGCCAGGAGATCATTCCCGCGTCGATCGGGGCGCTGCTGAAGCCGACCGACTATGTGGTCACCACCTACCGGGGTCTGCACGACCACCTGGCCAAGGGCGTACCCATGCCGCAACTGTGGGCGGAGTTCATGGGCAAGGCCACCGGGACCTGCAAAGGCAAGGGTGGGCCGATGCACATCACCCATCCGGACTCCGGCCTGATGGTCACCACCGGGATCGTCGGCGGCGGGCTGCCCATCGCCGCCGGACTGGCGCTGGCGGCCCAGCTGCGTGGCGAAGACCGGGTCACCGTGGTCAACTTCGGTGACGGCGCCACCAACATCGGGGCCTTCCACGAAGCCTGCAACCTGGCCGGCCTGTGGAAACTGCCGGTGGTCTTCTGTTGCCAGAACAATCGGTACGCCGAACACACCTCCTACGAGGACGGCACCAGCGTGGCCCGCATCGCCGACCGCGCCGCCGCTTACGGGATGCCCGGAGTCCGGGTGGACGGTAACGATCCCCTCGCGATGTACACGGCCGCCAAGGATGCGATTGATCGGGCCCGGGCCGGCGACGGTCCCACCCTGATCGAGGCGATGACCTTCCGGTTCTACGGACACCAGATGTCCGACAACAACGAGTACATGAAGCCCGGGGAGCTCGACGCCGCGCGCGCCGCCGATCCGGTGCTGGCCTTCCGGCAATGGCTGATCGACAACGAGATCCACAGCGTCGCCGAGATCGAAGCGATCGAGGCAGACGCCAAGGCCGAGATCGCCGCGGCGGTCGCGTTCGCGGTGGAAAGCCCCGAGCCGGACCTGTCCGAGGGATTGACCGACGTGTACGAGGAGGACTTGTCGTGA
- a CDS encoding TetR/AcrR family transcriptional regulator: protein MSDGDARVKPGPGRPAGIDSGDTRQRVIDAACRCFAQYGYGPATNSLIAELAGVTAGAVYYHYGTKSKLFDAVCEDVYGRIIARSAEVAMAQPRSVQGLLRAVLGESMRINHESPTLAGFVATAPIDARRHPELTEAFSKQAVAMAETLATAVRNGQQHGLIPADRDPVAVAHVIGAIVDGFAHAAASTTPAAMDEMTSLIDSLLLGADE, encoded by the coding sequence GTGAGTGACGGCGACGCGCGAGTGAAACCAGGTCCGGGGCGTCCAGCCGGAATCGACAGCGGCGACACCCGGCAGCGGGTGATCGACGCGGCATGCCGGTGTTTCGCGCAATATGGGTACGGCCCGGCGACCAACAGCCTGATCGCGGAATTGGCCGGAGTGACCGCCGGCGCCGTCTACTACCACTACGGGACCAAGAGCAAACTGTTCGACGCCGTGTGCGAGGACGTCTACGGCCGGATCATCGCCCGGTCCGCCGAAGTGGCGATGGCCCAGCCGCGCTCGGTGCAGGGGCTGCTGCGTGCGGTGCTCGGGGAGTCGATGCGAATCAACCACGAGTCGCCCACGCTGGCCGGCTTCGTCGCCACCGCCCCCATCGACGCGCGTCGTCATCCCGAGCTCACCGAGGCGTTCTCCAAGCAGGCGGTGGCCATGGCCGAGACCCTGGCCACCGCGGTGCGCAACGGCCAGCAGCATGGGCTGATCCCCGCGGACCGCGACCCCGTCGCGGTAGCCCACGTGATCGGCGCCATTGTCGACGGCTTCGCGCACGCGGCCGCGTCGACCACCCCGGCCGCCATGGACGAGATGACCTCGCTGATCGATTCACTGCTGTTGGGCGCCGACGAGTAG
- a CDS encoding SDR family NAD(P)-dependent oxidoreductase, with amino-acid sequence MDLRLTGKRALITGGSRGIGFATATTLLKEGASVGICARDEQALGAAADKLSELGTVFHQAADVSDAAAVDAFVRAGADALGGVDIVVANASASVGEGPSAWANNFHTDLMSFVGLIEAALPHLQASDSASVIAIASTSALEAGILPTANSFGALKAAMLQHASAQAKALGADGIRVNAVSPGPVYFDGGVWENIKAGMPELYEAAKAGAALGKFASAEDVANAVTFLASPAAGHITGTNLVVDGAFTNRFAF; translated from the coding sequence ATGGATCTCCGCCTCACCGGCAAGCGCGCACTCATCACCGGCGGCAGCCGTGGCATCGGCTTCGCCACAGCCACGACATTGCTCAAAGAAGGCGCCTCGGTGGGCATCTGCGCGCGCGACGAACAGGCGCTGGGCGCAGCGGCCGACAAGCTGTCCGAGCTCGGGACGGTCTTTCACCAAGCGGCCGACGTCAGCGACGCCGCGGCGGTGGACGCCTTCGTGCGCGCCGGCGCCGACGCGCTGGGCGGCGTGGACATCGTGGTGGCGAATGCGTCCGCGTCAGTCGGCGAGGGACCGTCGGCCTGGGCGAACAACTTCCACACCGACCTGATGAGCTTCGTCGGGCTCATCGAGGCCGCGCTGCCACATCTGCAGGCCAGCGACTCGGCCTCGGTCATCGCCATCGCCAGCACATCGGCGCTGGAGGCCGGCATCCTGCCCACCGCGAACAGCTTCGGCGCGCTGAAGGCCGCCATGCTCCAGCATGCCTCGGCGCAGGCCAAAGCCTTGGGCGCCGACGGCATTCGGGTCAATGCGGTGTCGCCGGGACCGGTGTACTTCGACGGCGGGGTGTGGGAGAACATCAAGGCCGGCATGCCCGAGCTCTACGAGGCCGCCAAGGCCGGCGCGGCGCTGGGCAAGTTCGCCTCGGCCGAGGACGTCGCCAACGCGGTGACCTTCCTGGCCTCGCCGGCGGCCGGGCACATCACCGGGACCAACCTGGTCGTCGACGGCGCCTTCACCAACCGATTCGCGTTCTAA
- a CDS encoding ThuA domain-containing protein, which yields MNRRVRAALVCGGQWHDFDYARRELLGELAVYDQVHTRVYQDYEGLGRLGPDEPLITYTCNVMPSEAQRAALSEFLAAGGRWLALHATNASIVPAAPDADHLFCTPPLPGNLAQLLGSRFLGHPPIAPYTVTPVADHPFTAGIGSFTVTDELYISQLHPPLQVLAHTSFVGESTGFAEGHTHLDEPRPVLYLKQHGAGTVCYFTLGHCRGRFDLADLGVEDLGCVDRGSWTVPEFRTILQRCLRWAVTGESHPAP from the coding sequence GTGAATCGTCGCGTCCGTGCCGCGTTGGTGTGCGGCGGCCAATGGCACGACTTCGACTACGCCCGGCGGGAACTGCTGGGCGAACTGGCGGTCTACGACCAGGTGCACACCCGGGTCTACCAGGACTACGAGGGGCTGGGCCGGCTCGGGCCGGACGAGCCCCTGATCACCTACACCTGCAACGTCATGCCGTCGGAGGCGCAACGCGCGGCGCTCTCGGAGTTCCTCGCCGCGGGCGGTCGCTGGCTGGCGCTGCACGCCACCAACGCCTCCATCGTCCCCGCGGCCCCCGATGCCGATCACCTGTTCTGCACACCGCCGCTTCCCGGAAACCTGGCGCAGCTGCTGGGAAGCCGATTTCTGGGCCATCCACCGATCGCCCCCTACACCGTCACACCCGTCGCCGACCATCCGTTCACCGCCGGTATCGGCTCCTTCACCGTGACCGACGAGCTCTACATCAGCCAACTCCACCCGCCCTTGCAGGTGTTGGCGCACACCAGTTTCGTGGGCGAGTCGACCGGGTTCGCCGAAGGACACACCCACCTCGACGAGCCCCGTCCGGTGCTCTACCTCAAGCAGCACGGCGCCGGCACGGTCTGTTACTTCACGCTGGGACATTGCCGCGGCCGCTTCGATCTGGCCGATCTGGGCGTCGAGGACCTGGGCTGCGTGGACCGCGGCAGCTGGACCGTGCCGGAATTCCGCACGATTCTGCAGCGCTGCCTGCGCTGGGCCGTCACCGGGGAGTCACACCCGGCGCCCTGA